Proteins encoded by one window of Cyanobium sp. NS01:
- the pyrF gene encoding orotidine-5'-phosphate decarboxylase, with the protein MAVASWHAASPSPAPGHQEPAEQIIVALDGLQAGEALALAIAIPGLRWVKVGLELFVSAGPQVVRRLRDEGLSVFLDLKLHDIPATMAGACRSAAALGAQLITVHACAGAEALAAAQAGAAEGAEGAGLGAPSLLAVTVLTSWEAQRFRTELAIETPLEPYVLQLARLAAAAGIAGAVCSPLEVAALRQAHPRPFHLVTPGIRPAGSPAGDQRRVLTPAEALAAGASQLVIGRPITAVPDPAAAFATCCAELS; encoded by the coding sequence CTGGCCGTTGCTTCCTGGCACGCTGCCTCGCCGAGCCCGGCTCCGGGCCACCAGGAACCTGCCGAGCAGATCATCGTGGCCCTCGATGGCCTCCAGGCCGGGGAGGCCCTGGCCCTGGCCATCGCCATCCCCGGCCTGCGCTGGGTGAAGGTGGGTCTGGAGCTGTTCGTGTCGGCCGGTCCCCAGGTGGTCCGTCGTCTGCGGGACGAGGGCCTGTCGGTGTTTCTCGATCTCAAACTGCACGACATCCCGGCCACCATGGCCGGGGCCTGTCGCAGCGCGGCGGCCCTGGGAGCGCAGCTGATCACCGTGCATGCCTGCGCCGGGGCCGAGGCCCTCGCCGCTGCCCAGGCCGGCGCCGCCGAGGGAGCAGAGGGGGCCGGCCTGGGCGCTCCCTCCCTGCTGGCCGTGACCGTGCTCACCAGCTGGGAGGCGCAGCGCTTCCGCACCGAGCTGGCCATCGAGACCCCCCTGGAGCCCTACGTCCTGCAACTGGCCCGGCTCGCCGCCGCTGCCGGCATCGCCGGTGCCGTGTGCTCTCCCCTGGAGGTGGCGGCCCTGCGGCAGGCCCATCCCCGGCCCTTTCATCTGGTGACCCCGGGCATCCGGCCTGCAGGCTCTCCCGCCGGCGACCAGCGGCGGGTGCTGACGCCGGCTGAGGCCTTGGCCGCCGGGGCCAGCCAGCTGGTGATCGGCCGGCCCATCACCGCGGTGCCTGATCCGGCGGCGGCCTTCGCCACCTGTTGCGCTGAGCTGTCCTGA